The proteins below are encoded in one region of Aspergillus nidulans FGSC A4 chromosome III:
- a CDS encoding GTPase-activating protein RNA1 (transcript_id=CADANIAT00005543): MAPPKIFSLEGKGLKLDSAADIEAHIQPLLESTDYTEVRLGGNTLGVPASERLAAVLSTQKSLEVAELADIFTSRLLSEIPDALTFLLNALLEIPTLHTINLSDNAFGANTQKPLVDFLSRHIPLRHLVLNNNGMGPEAGSNIAKALTELAQRKEEARSGGKEVPLLESIVCGRNRLENGSMAAWAHAYKAHAAGIRSVKMTQNGIRQEGISHLLKEGLSHASALEVLDLQDNTFTITGSTALAGVVSGWPSLRELGVGDCLLSARGGIKLAQALAKAKNQKVEILRLQYNDISAEGVKQFLHAAKTALPALRRIELNGNKFQEEDVNVTELSELLESRKEAHGKDDDPEDMWGIDELDELESEDEEEEEEEEEEEEEEQKAEKVVKDAEIAENEKVAQAQDNDVDKLAEAFGKTGI, from the coding sequence ATGGCCCCTCCAAAGATCTTCTCGCTCGAGGGCAAGGGCCTGAAGTTGGACTCGGCTGCGGATATCGAGGCCCATATTCAACCTTTACTCGAGAGCACCGACTACACTGAAGTTCGCCTCGGAGGAAACACCTTGGGTGTTCCAGCGTCCGAACGCCTCGCCGCCGTCCTTTCCACGCAAAAGAGCCTCGAGGTGGCTGAGCTCGCCGATATCTTCACCTCCCGCTTGCTCAGTGAAATCCCTGACgccctcaccttcctccttaATGCGCTCCTTGAAATTCCAACCCTCCACACCATCAACCTCTCCGACAATGCTTTCGGTGCGAATACCCAGAAACCCCTTGTCGACTTCCTTTCTCGCCACATCCCTCTCCGCCATCTAGTCCTGAACAACAATGGCATGGGTCCCGAAGCGGGGTCGAACATAGCCAAGGCTCTTACTGAACTTGCGCAGCGCAAGGAGGAGGCGCGTAGTGGTGGGAAGGAAGTTCCTCTGCTGGAGAGCATTGTCTGCGGGCGCAACCGCTTGGAAAATGGCAGTATGGCGGCTTGGGCGCACGCATACAAAGCTCATGCGGCTGGTATTCGGTCGGTGAAGATGACACAGAACGGAATTCGTCAAGAAGGTATCTCTCACCTGCTGAAGGAGGGTCTTTCTCACGCTAGTGCTCTCGAGGTTCTCGACCTGCAGGATAATACCTTCACTATCACCGGATCAACCGCTCTTGCTGGTGTGGTCAGTGGATGGCCATCCCTTCGCGAACTCGGTGTCGGTGACTGCTTGCTTTCTGCTCGCGGAGGTATAAAGCTTGCTCAAGCCCTTGCGAAGGCCAAAAACCAAAAGGTTGAAATTCTTCGCCTGCAGTACAACGATATTTCAGCAGAGGGTGTCAAGCAGTTCTTGCATGCTGCCAAGACAGCTCTTCCGGCCCTGCGTCGCATTGAGCTGAACGGAAACAAAttccaggaggaggacgtAAATGTGACCGAGCTTAGCGAATTATTGGAGTCTCGCAAAGAAGCACACGGCAAGGATGATGACCCCGAGGATATGTGGGGCATTGACGAACTTGACGAACTagagagtgaagatgaagaggaagaagaggaagaggaggaagaggaggaagaggaacaaaAGGCCGAAAAGGTTGTCAAAGATGCCGAAATTgcggagaacgagaaggttGCTCAGGCACAGGATAATGACGTCGACAAGCTTGCCGAGGCATTTGGAAAGACCGGCATCTAA